A single Natrinema sp. HArc-T2 DNA region contains:
- a CDS encoding proteasome assembly chaperone family protein, whose protein sequence is MAEVRLQGPEAELENPTLVEGFPGVGLVGKIATDHLVEHFDMRYYASVHCEGLPRIGIYRGGDRTVRPPVRLYVSEAHDLFALRSDAPISATAVEDTADCLTGWIVEQGATPLYLSGLPADLGDEDSRDLYGIATGDGEEHLEAADIAVPPEDGVITGPTGALINSAARDEIDSVGLVVECDPQFPDPRAASVLLEEGIEPLADLEVDVQELVTSAEEIRAKREQLAQQMQAIGQEESSQAKPLRMYQ, encoded by the coding sequence ATGGCTGAAGTTCGCTTGCAGGGTCCGGAAGCGGAACTCGAGAACCCGACGCTCGTCGAAGGGTTTCCCGGCGTCGGCCTCGTCGGCAAGATCGCGACCGACCACCTCGTCGAGCACTTCGACATGCGCTACTACGCGAGCGTTCACTGTGAGGGGCTGCCTCGGATCGGGATCTATCGGGGCGGTGATCGAACGGTTCGGCCACCGGTGCGACTCTACGTCAGCGAGGCCCACGACCTGTTCGCACTCCGGAGTGACGCCCCGATCAGCGCCACAGCAGTCGAGGACACCGCCGACTGTCTGACCGGCTGGATCGTCGAGCAGGGTGCGACGCCGCTCTATCTCAGCGGCCTGCCAGCCGATCTCGGCGACGAGGACAGCCGCGACCTCTACGGTATCGCTACCGGCGACGGCGAGGAGCACCTCGAGGCAGCCGACATCGCGGTGCCGCCAGAAGACGGCGTCATCACCGGTCCGACGGGTGCGCTGATCAACAGTGCTGCACGCGACGAGATCGATAGTGTCGGCCTCGTCGTCGAGTGTGATCCACAGTTCCCCGATCCCCGGGCCGCGAGCGTCTTACTCGAAGAAGGGATCGAACCGCTCGCCGACCTCGAGGTCGACGTCCAAGAGCTCGTCACCAGTGCCGAGGAGATCCGGGCGAAACGGGAGCAGTTGGCCCAGCAGATGCAGGCGATCGGCCAGGAGGAGAGTTCGCAGGCCAAGCCGTTGCGGATGTACCAGTAG
- a CDS encoding RsmB/NOP family class I SAM-dependent RNA methyltransferase, whose product MEPLERYRSIIDDFDGFLAACRRPLGNAVRVNTIKATVERTLTALDEEGVGYDQADWNPRVLDLETDSPGSTWTSFHGFTHGQEEVSAVPAVVLDPQPGERVWDACAAPGGKATQLAALMDDRGTVVANDNNLGRISALRFNAERLGATSLAVTNADARNYSLNRFDFDAFDRTLVDAPCSCEGTIRKNPDALDNWSEGHISSVAGIQKGIIRRAIQATREGGTVVYSTCTFAPEENEAVVQHALETESCRVVDFDLGLEHSPGLTEWDGATYDASLEKAARIYPHQNDTGGFFVAKLEVTA is encoded by the coding sequence ATGGAGCCACTCGAGCGGTATCGATCGATTATCGACGATTTCGACGGCTTTCTCGCGGCCTGCAGGCGGCCACTTGGCAACGCCGTCCGCGTGAACACGATCAAGGCCACAGTCGAGCGGACGCTCACAGCCCTCGACGAGGAGGGCGTCGGCTACGACCAAGCCGACTGGAACCCGCGTGTCTTGGACCTCGAGACCGACTCGCCGGGATCGACGTGGACCTCGTTTCACGGCTTTACACACGGCCAAGAAGAGGTGTCTGCAGTGCCGGCAGTCGTCCTCGATCCCCAGCCGGGCGAACGAGTCTGGGACGCCTGTGCCGCGCCGGGCGGGAAAGCGACCCAGCTCGCGGCGCTGATGGACGACCGCGGGACGGTCGTCGCCAACGACAACAACCTCGGGCGCATCTCGGCGCTACGATTCAACGCCGAGCGATTGGGCGCGACCAGCCTCGCGGTGACCAACGCCGACGCGCGCAACTACTCGCTCAATCGCTTCGACTTCGACGCCTTCGACCGGACGCTGGTCGACGCGCCCTGTTCCTGCGAGGGGACGATCCGCAAGAACCCCGATGCACTCGATAACTGGTCGGAAGGCCACATCTCCTCGGTCGCGGGCATCCAGAAGGGGATCATCCGCCGGGCGATCCAGGCCACCCGCGAGGGTGGCACGGTCGTCTACTCGACGTGTACCTTCGCCCCCGAAGAAAACGAGGCCGTCGTCCAGCACGCCCTCGAGACCGAATCCTGTCGCGTCGTCGACTTCGACCTCGGCCTCGAGCACTCGCCCGGACTGACCGAGTGGGACGGCGCGACCTACGACGCGAGTCTCGAGAAGGCGGCCCGGATCTATCCCCACCAGAACGACACCGGCGGCTTCTTCGTCGCGAAACTGGAGGTGACCGCGTAA
- a CDS encoding cupin domain-containing protein, whose translation MGYDTATKTDPESVIDDTLGGMWMLKAPLEADELGISVLELEPGSQGMEHDETDSGQEEVYYVVKGTVDIELPDADETVTLEADEVIRLDPGETRQIHNRGDERAKLVLVGAPL comes from the coding sequence ATGGGCTACGACACGGCCACCAAAACCGATCCGGAGTCAGTCATCGACGACACACTCGGTGGGATGTGGATGCTCAAAGCGCCGCTCGAGGCCGACGAGTTAGGAATCTCAGTGCTCGAACTCGAGCCGGGCAGTCAGGGAATGGAACACGACGAGACCGACTCCGGACAGGAAGAGGTGTACTACGTCGTCAAAGGAACGGTCGACATCGAGTTGCCCGACGCCGACGAGACGGTGACGCTCGAGGCAGACGAGGTGATTCGACTCGATCCCGGCGAAACGCGACAGATCCATAACCGCGGCGACGAGCGCGCGAAACTCGTGTTGGTGGGCGCGCCGCTGTAG
- a CDS encoding triphosphoribosyl-dephospho-CoA synthase: MRSSAANAELALLLEVAGTPKPGNVDRQRDLAELRFEHFLAGAVGAHEGLELAADGAAVGPAFERAVAGMATQKGGNTQFGALLLLVPLVRAAREDLSQPVAEAIVRETTVGDAAAFYRAFDHVDVGVADPPTDMDDLDVRRGSDAIPALEERGLTLFEIMERSVPGDDVAREWVRGFDRSFGAARRLANANGPVTDRTASVFLSVLADRPDTLVATRHDEATAKEVTEQARELVATDALETDPTAVETFADDLVERGINPGTTADITAAGLFIALEHEAITV, from the coding sequence ATGCGATCGTCAGCGGCGAACGCGGAGCTAGCGCTATTGCTCGAGGTGGCGGGCACGCCCAAACCGGGCAACGTCGACCGCCAGCGAGACCTCGCGGAGTTGCGGTTCGAACACTTCCTCGCCGGGGCGGTGGGTGCCCATGAGGGGCTCGAGCTGGCTGCAGACGGGGCTGCAGTGGGACCAGCCTTCGAGCGGGCCGTCGCGGGGATGGCTACACAGAAGGGTGGGAACACGCAGTTCGGCGCACTGTTGTTGCTCGTTCCCCTCGTGCGGGCCGCTCGCGAGGACCTCTCCCAACCCGTCGCCGAAGCCATCGTCCGCGAGACGACAGTGGGGGATGCGGCGGCGTTCTATCGCGCGTTCGACCACGTCGACGTGGGCGTGGCCGATCCGCCCACGGACATGGACGACCTCGACGTGCGCCGCGGCTCGGACGCGATTCCGGCACTCGAGGAGCGCGGACTGACGCTCTTCGAGATCATGGAGCGAAGCGTCCCGGGTGACGATGTCGCCCGTGAGTGGGTCCGCGGCTTCGATCGCTCCTTTGGGGCGGCCCGGAGACTCGCCAACGCAAACGGCCCAGTGACCGACCGCACTGCGTCGGTCTTTCTCTCCGTGCTCGCCGACCGCCCCGATACGCTCGTCGCGACGCGTCACGACGAGGCGACCGCAAAGGAGGTGACCGAGCAAGCCAGGGAACTGGTCGCGACCGACGCCCTCGAGACGGACCCGACCGCGGTCGAGACCTTCGCGGACGACCTCGTCGAGCGCGGAATCAATCCGGGGACGACGGCTGATATCACCGCAGCCGGGCTGTTCATCGCCCTCGAGCACGAGGCGATTACCGTATGA
- a CDS encoding DUF447 domain-containing protein: MSGERDADAESAAWPVTLSGVTESVVTTLGPNGLWNAAPLGLHAGDPVTARTWGNTRTRRNFHRQGEGYIQFIDDPVVFADAALSIVEFDEPTLEPACAWARVTVEQVDAGSEGDTDWEEWELRPLEAGVERETVPTIDRGFGAVVEATVAASRLGVAAYDDAALRDRLAYFESVVDRAGGPREREALERVRDHSSW, translated from the coding sequence ATGAGCGGCGAGCGAGACGCGGACGCGGAATCGGCGGCGTGGCCCGTCACCCTCTCCGGGGTGACCGAATCGGTCGTGACCACGCTGGGACCGAACGGGCTGTGGAACGCCGCCCCACTCGGGCTCCACGCCGGCGATCCCGTCACCGCGCGGACGTGGGGCAACACCCGCACGCGCCGGAATTTCCACCGGCAAGGCGAGGGCTACATCCAGTTTATCGACGACCCCGTCGTCTTCGCCGACGCTGCCCTCTCGATCGTCGAGTTCGACGAGCCGACCCTCGAGCCGGCCTGTGCCTGGGCCCGCGTGACCGTCGAACAGGTCGACGCCGGCAGCGAGGGTGACACCGACTGGGAGGAGTGGGAGCTTCGACCACTCGAGGCGGGCGTCGAACGTGAAACGGTCCCGACGATCGACCGCGGGTTCGGAGCCGTCGTCGAGGCGACTGTCGCGGCATCCCGGCTCGGGGTCGCTGCGTACGACGACGCCGCACTTCGGGACCGGCTGGCGTATTTCGAGTCCGTCGTCGACCGTGCCGGCGGTCCGCGTGAGCGGGAGGCGCTCGAGCGCGTCCGCGACCACTCGTCGTGGTGA
- a CDS encoding cation:proton antiporter, whose protein sequence is MSIHVDLELIALVAAIVGFGTAAQFLAAKYRVPSVLFLIVAGIAIGPEGLGIVTPDTFGDALSTIVGVSVAIIVFEGSFRLTFETVRTAPRAARRLITIGAALSFLGTALAVRLFLGANWDIAFLVGALLVATGPTVITPILAVVSVREAVETTLETEGIVNDVTAAILAVVIFKTMTAQELAPRGFVFLFVERLGMGILTGLAIAGVVWYLLTQVELPAQAAPQTARLLALAGAVIAFAIADSVFSEAGIAAAATAGFTLGNLELPHREGIMRLNQDVTVLVLSFVFITLAALLEFSELRALGLAGLAVVGVVAVLLRPLVVFLSTTGGAFPIRERLFMSFIGPRGIIPASVATLFAIRLETSTPPTDPAGADILLGTVFLVILVTDIVEAGFARQIAVAFGVIETAE, encoded by the coding sequence GTGTCGATCCACGTCGACCTCGAGCTCATCGCACTCGTCGCAGCCATCGTCGGGTTCGGCACCGCGGCCCAATTTCTCGCCGCGAAATACCGCGTTCCCAGCGTGTTGTTTCTCATCGTCGCGGGCATCGCGATCGGCCCCGAAGGACTCGGCATCGTGACACCCGACACCTTCGGCGACGCGCTCTCGACCATCGTCGGAGTGAGCGTCGCCATCATCGTCTTCGAGGGGTCGTTCCGGCTCACGTTCGAGACCGTCCGAACCGCACCGCGGGCGGCCAGACGGTTGATCACGATCGGCGCAGCGCTGTCGTTTCTTGGAACCGCGCTGGCCGTGCGGCTCTTCCTCGGTGCAAACTGGGACATTGCGTTTCTCGTCGGCGCGTTACTGGTCGCGACCGGCCCGACGGTCATCACGCCGATTCTCGCCGTGGTTTCCGTCCGCGAGGCGGTCGAAACGACCCTCGAGACCGAGGGGATCGTCAACGATGTCACCGCCGCGATCCTCGCGGTCGTCATCTTCAAGACGATGACGGCGCAGGAACTCGCACCGAGGGGGTTCGTCTTCCTGTTCGTAGAGCGCCTCGGGATGGGGATCCTCACGGGCCTCGCGATCGCAGGCGTCGTCTGGTATCTCCTGACGCAGGTCGAGCTCCCGGCGCAAGCTGCACCACAGACAGCCCGGTTGCTCGCGTTGGCCGGAGCCGTCATCGCGTTCGCGATCGCGGACTCTGTGTTCTCGGAAGCCGGCATCGCAGCCGCGGCCACCGCGGGCTTTACGCTCGGGAACCTCGAGTTGCCCCATCGAGAGGGGATCATGCGACTGAATCAGGACGTAACGGTGCTCGTCCTCTCGTTCGTCTTTATTACGCTCGCGGCGTTGCTCGAGTTCTCCGAACTCCGCGCGCTCGGGCTTGCCGGGCTTGCGGTCGTGGGAGTGGTGGCGGTGCTGTTGCGCCCGCTGGTCGTCTTCCTTTCGACGACTGGCGGAGCGTTTCCGATCCGCGAGCGGCTATTTATGAGCTTCATCGGCCCACGAGGGATCATTCCGGCCTCGGTCGCGACGCTGTTTGCGATTCGCCTCGAGACGAGTACGCCGCCGACGGATCCCGCAGGTGCGGACATCTTACTCGGGACGGTCTTTCTCGTCATCCTCGTCACAGACATCGTCGAAGCGGGCTTTGCGA